The Saprospiraceae bacterium genome includes the window CTTGGACAGAGGAGATCAGTTTAGAGAAGCCGTTTTAGACATTATTAACCATTAATCAATTATAAACGTGTCAACAGTAGCCGCAAGAATATATGCAGAATTAAGAGGTGATAAGGCCATATGGGCTATTCTCGCGCTGTTGTCTATTTTCTCCTTGATGGCGGTTTACAGTGCAACGGGTACGATGGCCTATCGGCGTTATGGCGGCAATACAGAGGGCTTTTTGATTAAACACGGGGTGATTCTGTCCGCAGGATTGTTTTTGACCTATGTTTTTCACCTGATGCATTATTTGCGCTTTTCAAGGTGGGCCCCCATCATGATGGCGATCATTGTCCCCCTACTCATGTATACCATTGCGTTTGGTGTGGAAAGAAATGATGCCCAAAGATGGATAGGCATTCCGTTTACCGGGCTGACTTTCCAAACCTCCGAACTGGCCAAGTTGACCCTCATTATGTACGTGGCGAGGGCTATTTCGAGCAAACAGGAATATATAAAGGATTTTCAGGAGGCCTTTTTGCCTATTATCGTTCCTGTTTTGATGATTTGCGGCCTGATTGCCCCAGCGGATTTGTCAACGGCAGCTATCCTGTTTTTTACCTGCATTCTAATGATGTTTGTAGGAAGGGTGGATTTGAAATACATCGGATTGCTATTGTTTCTTGGCCTGGTTCTATTTTCCTTTTTATATACCCTGGGCAATTTCTTCCCAGATGTCATTAGGGTGAATACCTGGACCACGAGAGTGAGTACCTTTTTGGATGGCTCATCGGATTTAGCGCAGGTGAACCAGGCAAAAATTGCCATTGCCAATGGCGAATTTTTTGGCTTAGGCCCTGGCAACAGCATTCAACGAAATTTTTTACCCGTTGGGTATTCAGATTTTATTTATGCTGTGATCTGTGAAGAATATGGTGTCATCGGCGGTGCTTTTCTAATCGGTCTTTACGTCCTGTTATTTTTCCGCACTACCCGTTTGGTGACCAAAAGTCCTAAGGCCTTTGGAGCCATGCTGGCCATGGGGTTGAGTATCTTATTGATAACGCAGGCTTTTATAAACATCGCCGTTTCTGTCAATTTGGTTCCCGTGACAGGGGTGACCTTACCGATGATCAGTTACGGAGGAACATCCCTTTTGTTTACCTGTGTTTCCTTTGGAATCATATTGAGTGTTAGCAAATATATCGAATCAGTGAGTTAAAGACATATGAGTACCCGGGAACCATTGAAAATAATAATTAGCGGCGGTGGCAGTGGCGGCCATGTTTTTCCGGCCCTGGCTATTGCAGATGCTATACGGGCAAAAGTGCCTGATGCAAATATTTTGTTTGTCGGAGCGAAAGGGAAGATAGAGATGGAAAAGGTGCCTCAAGCGGGTTATCCGATCAAGGGCCTTTGGATTAGCGGCTTTCACCGAAAATTGACATTGCGGAACCTGGTTTTTCCTTTTAAACTGATAAGCAGTTTGGTTAAATCCTGGGGAATTATCCGGTCCTTTCGGCCTCAAGTAGTGGTTGGAGTAGGTGGTTTTGCCAGCGGCCCAGTGTTGCAACTGGCCAATTGGCTGGGCATTCCCGCTTTGATTCAGGAGCAAAATTCTTATCCGGGAATAACCAACCGCCTTTTGGCAAATAAAGTGGACAAGATTTGTATTGCCTATGATCGGATGGACCGCTATTTTCCCAAAGAAAAACTCGTAATGACGGGTAACCCTGTACGGCAATCTTTTTCCACAAAACAGCTTCCAAAAGAAGAAGCTTATGCTCATTTTGGCTTAAAAGCGGGCAAGGCAACCCTTTTTGCTTTTGGAGGGAGCCTGGGTGCGCAGTCGATCAATGAGGCCTTGGCTGCCAACAGCGATCTCATGCAGCAGCATCCGGAGGTGCAACTATTATGGCAAGCCGGAAAATTGTATTATGATCGTTTTAAGGACAGCGCCATGGCCCAGCTACCTAATGTAAGCATCAAGCCGTTCATTGATAGAATGGATTTGGCTTATGCCATGACAGACTTGGTCATCTGTAGAGCGGGCGCCCTGACGATTGCCGAATTGAGCTTGCTGGGGCAAGCAGCCTTGTTGATTCCTTCCCCAAATGTGGCGGAAGATCACCAAACGATGAATGCCAAGGCCCTGCTGGATAAGCAGGCTTGTATCTTGGTAAAAGACCAGGATGCCAAGGCAGATATCTTGACCCAGGCCCTCGCTACCCTGAAGGATGAAAATCTGCTAGCCACTTTATCCAGTAATGTGCGCAGCTTGGCTAAACCAGCCGCCGCAGCCATGATTGCAGACGAGGTGATCGCTTTAGCTAAAAAGAAAGGGCATTAATCATGGAACAGAACATGAATTTGAAAGATATACGAACGTGCTATTTTGTTGGA containing:
- the murG gene encoding undecaprenyldiphospho-muramoylpentapeptide beta-N-acetylglucosaminyltransferase, which produces MSTREPLKIIISGGGSGGHVFPALAIADAIRAKVPDANILFVGAKGKIEMEKVPQAGYPIKGLWISGFHRKLTLRNLVFPFKLISSLVKSWGIIRSFRPQVVVGVGGFASGPVLQLANWLGIPALIQEQNSYPGITNRLLANKVDKICIAYDRMDRYFPKEKLVMTGNPVRQSFSTKQLPKEEAYAHFGLKAGKATLFAFGGSLGAQSINEALAANSDLMQQHPEVQLLWQAGKLYYDRFKDSAMAQLPNVSIKPFIDRMDLAYAMTDLVICRAGALTIAELSLLGQAALLIPSPNVAEDHQTMNAKALLDKQACILVKDQDAKADILTQALATLKDENLLATLSSNVRSLAKPAAAAMIADEVIALAKKKGH
- a CDS encoding FtsW/RodA/SpoVE family cell cycle protein, giving the protein MSTVAARIYAELRGDKAIWAILALLSIFSLMAVYSATGTMAYRRYGGNTEGFLIKHGVILSAGLFLTYVFHLMHYLRFSRWAPIMMAIIVPLLMYTIAFGVERNDAQRWIGIPFTGLTFQTSELAKLTLIMYVARAISSKQEYIKDFQEAFLPIIVPVLMICGLIAPADLSTAAILFFTCILMMFVGRVDLKYIGLLLFLGLVLFSFLYTLGNFFPDVIRVNTWTTRVSTFLDGSSDLAQVNQAKIAIANGEFFGLGPGNSIQRNFLPVGYSDFIYAVICEEYGVIGGAFLIGLYVLLFFRTTRLVTKSPKAFGAMLAMGLSILLITQAFINIAVSVNLVPVTGVTLPMISYGGTSLLFTCVSFGIILSVSKYIESVS